In Pantanalinema sp., a single window of DNA contains:
- the rpiB gene encoding ribose 5-phosphate isomerase B, translating to MRIALGSDHAGFDLKEALEAWLLSQGHVVSDLGCHDTTRTDYPPIAHALAREITSGRAERGVLVCGSGIGVSIAANRIEGARAALVNEPVSARLAREHNDANIVCLGARLVGPDMAQEILRVFLETPFEGGRHEARVAMIDAVTL from the coding sequence TTGCGCATCGCGCTCGGTAGCGACCACGCCGGCTTCGACCTCAAGGAAGCCCTCGAGGCCTGGCTCCTCTCCCAAGGCCACGTCGTCTCGGATCTGGGCTGCCACGACACCACCCGCACCGACTACCCCCCCATCGCCCATGCGCTCGCCCGCGAGATCACCTCCGGGCGCGCCGAGCGCGGCGTCCTGGTCTGCGGATCGGGGATCGGGGTCTCGATCGCGGCCAACCGCATCGAGGGGGCCCGCGCGGCCCTGGTCAACGAGCCCGTTTCGGCCCGCCTCGCCCGCGAGCACAACGATGCCAACATCGTCTGCCTCGGCGCGCGCCTGGTGGGCCCCGACATGGCCCAAGAAATCCTGCGGGTCTTCCTGGAGACCCCCTTCGAGGGGGGGCGCCACGAGGCCCGCGTCGCCATGATCGACGCCGTCACGCTCTAA
- the ylqF gene encoding ribosome biogenesis GTPase YlqF — protein MTDPHRDEDEEKPSSPYPTVQWFPGHIAKAQRELRERLQIIDFVLELVDARIPASSRFGQTTELIKGKPSIVVLTKTDLADPARTQAWIKLLRSQGQPAIAMNSLKGEGISALKQEITRLNEVVQAKVKARGRLPRPARIMVVGLPNVGKSSLINRLTKTGRARTGDKPGVTRAVSWIRIGKDLELMDTPGIIPPKLGEPIVALKLAMTGGVGSQAYDPIEVARFAIGILQEHAPSTLAAFGPEPSLEVIGRKRGFLKQGDQVDHERTARTFLSDLRGGALGPLTLDDPASFA, from the coding sequence ATGACCGATCCCCATCGCGACGAAGACGAGGAGAAGCCCTCCTCCCCCTATCCCACCGTCCAGTGGTTCCCGGGGCACATCGCCAAGGCCCAGCGCGAGCTTCGCGAGAGGCTCCAGATCATCGACTTCGTGCTGGAGCTGGTGGACGCGCGCATCCCGGCGAGCAGCCGCTTCGGCCAGACGACCGAGCTCATCAAGGGCAAGCCCTCGATCGTGGTGCTGACCAAGACCGACCTGGCCGACCCCGCGCGCACCCAGGCCTGGATCAAGCTGCTGCGCAGCCAGGGGCAGCCCGCGATCGCCATGAACTCGCTCAAGGGCGAGGGGATCTCTGCGCTCAAGCAGGAGATCACCCGGCTCAACGAGGTGGTGCAGGCCAAGGTCAAGGCTCGCGGCCGCCTGCCGCGCCCCGCGCGGATCATGGTGGTGGGCCTGCCGAACGTGGGGAAGAGCTCGCTCATCAACCGCCTGACCAAGACCGGCCGCGCCAGGACCGGGGACAAGCCGGGCGTGACCCGGGCCGTCTCCTGGATCCGCATCGGCAAGGACCTGGAGCTGATGGACACCCCCGGCATCATCCCGCCCAAGCTCGGCGAGCCCATCGTCGCGCTCAAGCTCGCCATGACCGGCGGGGTGGGCAGCCAGGCCTACGACCCGATCGAGGTCGCGCGCTTCGCCATCGGGATCCTGCAGGAGCACGCCCCTTCGACCCTCGCGGCGTTCGGCCCGGAGCCCAGCCTCGAGGTCATCGGCCGCAAGCGCGGCTTCCTCAAGCAGGGCGACCAGGTCGATCACGAGCGCACGGCCCGCACCTTCCTCTCGGACCTGCGCGGCGGAGCCCTCGGGCCGCTCACCCTGGACGACCCGGCCTCCTTCGCTTGA